The proteins below are encoded in one region of Drosophila santomea strain STO CAGO 1482 chromosome 2R, Prin_Dsan_1.1, whole genome shotgun sequence:
- the LOC120445305 gene encoding uncharacterized protein LOC120445305, giving the protein MKTPDTKAKLLNNISLSKHLSSKKGGSRTSNCGNCLEFSVLTRLSSVP; this is encoded by the exons ATGAAGACACCGGACACCAAAGCCAAGTTGCTGAATAATATAAG TCTATCCAAACATCTGTCTTCCAAGAAAGGCGGCTCTCGCACTAGTAACTGCGGCAATTGTCTGGAATTCTCCGTGCTGACGCGTCTCTCCAGCGTGCCCTGA
- the LOC120444317 gene encoding sterol carrier protein 2 yields MSKTRVYVVGVGMTKFEKPGRRADVCYPDFAKEAITKALQDAGIKYEEVQQAVAGYVYGDSTCGQRAIYEVGMTGIPVYNVNNNCSTGSSALYLAKQIVESGNADCVLALGFEKMERGSLSSKYFDRANPMERHITEMGELTEIGAGPMAAQIFGNAGKEHMKKYGTKPEHFGKIAWKNHKHSVNNPYSQFRDEYTLEQIMKSPQVVEGVLTKLQCCPTSDGSGAAILASEAFVRRHGLEKQAVEIVGMEMASDPASTFADKSLMKIAGTDMTRLATQRLFAKSGYKPQDVQVVELHDCFSANELVTYEALGLCGEGKAGEFIDAGDNTYGGKFVVNPSGGLISKGHPLGATGLAQCAELCWQLRGLAEKRQVPNAQLALQHNLGLGGAVVVALYRLGFPAANSVVRNLTAAGKSATSEDGFKVAPLLKLLEQAMQEDKDNLIEKVRAIYGFKVNNGPNGQTGFWVIDAKQGKGKIIFNGTQKCDVTFIISDDDVFELLTGKLPPQKAFFQGKIKIQGNMGFAMKLMDLQRSAQGRIEELRSKL; encoded by the exons ATGTCGAAGACCCGTGTGTACGTTGTCGGTGTGGGCATGACCAAG TTTGAGAAGCCCGGTCGCCGAGCTGATGTATGCTACCCGGATTTTGCCAAGGAGGCAATCACAAAAGCTCTCCAGGATGCGGGCATCAAGTACGAGGAAGTTCAGCAGGCGGTGGCCGGCTACGTTTACGGAGACTCCACCTGCGGACAGCGTGCCATCTACGAGGTGGGAATGACCGGTATTCCTGTCTATAACGTCAACAACAACTGCTCCACGGGATCGAGTGCCCTCTATTTGGCCAAACAGATCGTCGAGAGCGGAAACGCAGATTGCGTCCTAGCTTTGGGATTCGAAAAGATGGAGCGTGGATCCCTGTCCTCAAAG TACTTTGATCGCGCCAATCCCATGGAGCGCCACATCACCGAGATGGGTGAACTAACCGAGATCGGCGCTGGTCCCATGGCTGCCCAGATCTTCGGCAATGCCGGCAAGGAACACATGAAGAAGTATGGCACTAAGCCAGAGCACTTCGGCAAGATCGCTTGGAAGAACCACAAGCACTCCGTCAATAATCC CTACTCGCAGTTCCGCGATGAATACACTCTGGAGCAGATTATGAAGTCGCCCCAGGTTGTGGAGGGAGTGCTCACAAAGCTGCAGTGCTGTCCCACTTCCGATGGATCTGGAGCTGCCATTCTCGCCTCCGAGGCTTTCGTGCGTCGTCACGGATTGGAAAAGCAGGCTGTGGAGATTGTGGGCATGGAGATGGCCAGCGACCCGGCGTCCACCTTTGCCGACAAGAGCTTGATGAAGATTGCTGGAACTGACATGACTCGTTTGGCCACCCAGCGTCTGTTCGCCAAGAGTGGGTACAAGCCCCAGGATGTCCAGGTGGTGGAACTGCACGATTGCTTCTCGGCGAACGAGTTGGTCACGTATGAAGCACTTGGTTTGTGTGGAGAGGGCAAGGCCGGCGAATTCATCGACGCTGGAGACAACACCTACGGTGGCAAGTTCGTGGTCAACCCAAGTGGTGGTCTGATCTCGAAGGGCCATCCTCTGGGCGCCACGGGTCTGGCTCAATGTGCTGAGCTCTGCTGGCAGCTCCGTGGATTGGCTGAGAAGCGCCAGGTGCCCAATGCCCAGTTGGCTCTGCAGCACAATCTAGGACTGGGAGGAGCTGTAGTGGTTGCTCTGTATCGCCTGGGTTTCCCAGCTGCCAACAGCGTGGTTCGCAATCTGACCGCTGCCGGTAAGTCTGCGACCAGTGAGGATGGCTTTAAGGTGGCACCCCTACTGAAACTATTGGAGCAAGCCATGCAGGAGGATAAGGACAATCTGATAGAAAAGGTGCGCGCCATTTATGGATTTAAGGTTAACAACGGGCCCAATGGCCAGACCGGATTTTGGGTGATTGATGCCAAGCAGGGCAAGGGAAAGATCATCTTTAATGGAACAC AAAAATGTGACGTTACCTTTATCATAAGCGACGATGATGTGTTTGAGCTGCTGACAGGAAAGCTGCCACCCCAAAAGGCCTTTTTCCAGGGCAAGATCAAGATCCAGGGCAACATGGGATTTGCCATGAAATTGATGGACCTGCAGCGATCCGCCCAAGGAAGGATCGAGGAGCTGCGCTCCAAGCTATAA
- the LOC120446391 gene encoding serglycin yields MVYTERTDKCLSSTTKDNQSTKGQNHSKSSSGSGSGSGSGSGSWSSQASSADKWKYNNMVKNDRQQFNGMHFS; encoded by the coding sequence ATGGTCTACACCGAACGTACCGACAAGTGCCTGAGCAGCACCACCAAGGACAACCAGTCCACGAAGGGTCAGAACCACTCCAAGTCGAGCAGCGGCTCTGGATCGGGTTCAGGATCAGGATCGGGATCTTGGAGCAGTCAAGCCTCGAGTGCTGACAAGTGGAAGTACAACAACATGGTGAAGAACGATCGCCAGCAGTTCAATGGGATGCATTTCTCCTAG
- the LOC120445775 gene encoding UDP-glycosyltransferase UGT5 isoform X2 yields MGKEDCNTTLHSRALTEILKNPPGYYDVILLEQFNSDCAMSVAHVLQAPVIAMSSCALMPWHYERFGAPLIPSYISALFQGQSQEMSFAGRLGNWITVHSLNVLYKLFTVPAGNALIRQRFGPRVPSTENLVRNTSLMLINQHFSLSGPKPLPPNVIEVGGVHITPPKTLPSDLQKILDNASKGVILISWGSQLKASSLPAARRDGIVRAIGRLEQEVIWKYENDTLPNKPPNLHIRKWLPQRDILAHPNLKVFMSHGGLMGTTEAVSSAVPIVGVPIYGDQSLNIAALVQRGMALQLELRKLDENTVYEALTKALDPSFKARAKEVASAYNNRIQGPLETAIWWVEHVAETKGAPLTQPSAVHLSRFVYYSLDVYLVVALTLLLPVIMLLGLVRMCKRREPKGDHKLKRK; encoded by the exons ATGGGAAAAGAGGACTGCAATACCACACTGCACAGCAGAGCCCTAACAGAGATCCTGAAGAATCCTCCTGGCTACTACGATGTCATTTTACTGGAGCAATTCAATTCTGACTGTGCGATGAGTGTGGCCCATGTGCTCCAAGCTCCGGTCATAGCAATGAGCAGCTGTGCCCTGATGCCATGGCACTACGAACGATTTGGAGCCCCTCTGATCCCGTCATATATATCAGCATTGTTCCAGGGACAATCCCAGGAAATGTCCTTTGCGGGACGATTGGGCAACTGGATTACTGTCCACTCCCTCAATGTGCTGTACAA ACTATTTACAGTTCCCGCCGGAAATGCCTTGATTAGACAAAGATTCGGTCCTAGAGTGCCGTCCACGGAGAACTTGGTGAGGAATACTTCTTTGATGCTGATCAACCAGCACTTTTCGCTCAGTGGACCAAAGCCACTTCCCCCGAACGTCATCGAAGTAGGTGGTGTGCACATCACTCCACCCAAAACACTGCCTTCCGATCTTCAGAAAATACTGGATAACGCATCCAAAGGAGTCATTCTAATTAGCTGGGGCTCTCAGCTGAAAGCGAGTTCTCTTCCCGCTGCCCGGCGAGATGGAATCGTTAGAGCGATTGGAAGATTGGAGCAGGAGGTCATCTGGAAGTATGAAAATGACACGCTGCCCAATAAACCACCTAATCTCCATATCAGGAAGTGGCTGCCTCAGAGAGACATCCTAGCTCATCCAAATCTAAAGGTATTTATGTCCCACGGTGGCCTGATGGGCACCACGGAGGCGGTGTCCAGCGCTGTACCCATTGTGGGTGTCCCAATTTACGGCGACCAATCGCTCAATATTGCCGCATTGGTGCAGCGGGGAATGGCCCTGCAACTAGAACTTAGGAAACTGGATGAGAATACTGTCTACGAAGCGTTGACGAAGGCACTGGACCCGTCTTTCAAAGCGAGAGCGAAGGAGGTGGCCTCTGCGTACAACAACCGCATCCAGGGTCCCTTGGAGACGGCCATTTGGTGGGTGGAACATGTGGCGGAGACGAAGGGAGCTCCTCTGACCCAACCAAGCGCCGTGCATCTCTCCCGCTTTGTTTATTACTCCTTGGACGTATACTTGGTGGTGGCCCTAACCCTGCTACTACCTGTGATCATGCTCTTGGGATTAGTTCGAATGTGCAAGAGAAGAGAGCCCAAGGGTGACCACAAGCTGAAGCGCAAATAA
- the LOC120445850 gene encoding UDP-glycosyltransferase UGT5 translates to MKLLALPLLVFLLTPEPNDAAQILGLFQHPGKSHFDFFRPMFLALAGRGHNVSMYSYFPLEKPVANYTDYVFQGMPLLTDVVDLRNFESEWKPLGLPFKVPTYFMLHDWGLRSCKVALNSPLITQLLRSPIRYDVILLEHFSNDCMAVVAHLLNAPVIALSSCAIMPWHYKRMGSPFINPIMPMNFLPYTDEMSLIDRLNNFIHFHTVNTLYNLITQPATDALIGQRFGPGLPPINEIVKNTSLMLINQHYALTGPRPYAPNVIEVGGLQVGPIKPLPQHLLDLLDRSPNGVIYISWGSMVNSNTLPSAKRSALFQSISQLKEYNFVMRWKSLDSLENNKPTNLYTFDWLPQRDLLCHPKVRAFITHGGLLGTTEAVHCGVPMLVTPFYGDQFLNSGAVKQRGFGVIVDFRDFDTNHITSGLRIILDKKFADRVRRSTEAFRQRPIPPLELATWWIEHVIKYGGAPLIQSEARHMNWIVYNSIDVLLFWLGILFLLIVAPWKLAKIFISAFGRGKICEDTKAKTQ, encoded by the exons ATGAAGTTGCTAGCCCTGCCCTTATTGGTCTTTCTATTGACACCGGAGCCCAATGACGCGGCGCAAATTTTGGGCTTGTTTCAACATCCCGGAAAAAGCCACTTTGACTTCTTCCGACCCATGTTCTTAGCCTTGGCTGGGAGGGGTCACAACGTCAGCATGTATAGCTATTTTCCACTGGAGAAACCAGTGGCCAACTACACGGACTACGTCTTTCAAGGAATGCCTCTGCTCACGGACGTTGTTGACTTAAGG AACTTTGAATCGGAATGGAAGCCCCTTGGACTGCCGTTCAAGGTGCCCACCTACTTTATGCTTCACGATTGGGGTCTGCGATCCTGTAAGGTCGCCCTGAACTCTCCCCTCATCACCCAACTGCTGCGATCCCCCATTCGATATGATGTCATACTGCTGGAACATTTCTCCAACGATTGCATGGCAGTGGTGGCCCACCTGTTGAATGCACCTGTGATCGCATTGAGTAGCTGTGCAATAATGCCGTGGCACTACAAACGCATGGGCAGTCCGTTCATTAACCCTATCATGCCCATGAATTTCCTGCCCTACACTGATGAGATGAGTCTGATCGATCGGCTGAATAATTTCATTCACTTCCACACCGTAAACACACTGTACAA TTTGATTACCCAGCCAGCCACCGATGCCCTGATCGGTCAGAGATTCGGACCCGGACTGCCGCCCATCAATGAGATCGTGAAGAATACAAGTCTGATGCTGATCAATCAGCATTACGCCCTAACCGGACCACGCCCCTATGCTCCAAATGTGATTGAAGTGGGCGGGCTGCAAGTGGGACCGATAAAACCACTTCCACAA CACCTGCTAGATCTTCTAGATCGATCCCCCAATGGAGTAATCTATATCAGCTGGGGCTCCATGGTAAACAGCAATACTCTCCCTTCGGCCAAACGAAGTGCTCTTTTCCAAAGCATTTCCCAACTTAAGGAGTACAACTTTGTGATGCGCTGGAAAAGCCTAGACTCTCTGGAAAATAACAAGCCCACCAACCTCTACACCTTCGACTGGTTGCCCCAAAGAGATCTCTTGTGTCACCCGAAGGTCAGGGCTTTTATCACCCATGGAGGACTTTTGGGCACCACGGAGGCGGTTCACTGTGGAGTTCCCATGCTGGTGACACCTTTCTACGGGGATCAGTTTCTCAATTCCGGCGCAGTGAAACAAAGAGGTTTCGGAGTTATCGTTGACTTCCGAGACTTCGATACGAATCACATAACCAGTGGACTTCGTATTATACTTGACAAAAA ATTCGCGGATAGAGTTAGGCGATCCACCGAAGCCTTTCGCCAGCGTCCCATTCCCCCTCTCGAGTTGGCCACCTGGTGGATCGAGCATGTCATAAAGTATGGGGGGGCTCCACTTATCCAAAGTGAAGCCAGACATATGAACTGGATCGTCTACAATTCCATCGATGTTCTCCTGTTCTGGCTGGGAATCTTATTTCTACTGATTGTCGCCCCGTGGAAGCTcgcaaaaatattcatatcCGCGTTTGGTCGGGGAAAAATCTGTGAAGATACAAAGGCAAAGACGCAATAA
- the LOC120445851 gene encoding UDP-glycosyltransferase UGT5 — protein sequence MWSPRVVLLFLALALSQPDELVEAAGPLKVLGLFPHPGVSHFHFFHPIMKGLAEAGHDVSVVSHFPDKHPVAHYKDFPLTGMDKLTNSVDLKFFEKRTFYSHFQEFFLLHEWGKQSCNLTLRSEALQQILRRPGRFDVIIMEQFNTDCMMGVAHQLQAPVIALSSCVMMPWHYERMGAPLIPSHIPALFMAQSQNMDFGGRLANWFSTHALNWMYKLLSVPAADAMVQYKFGHEVPSVGELVKNTSMFFVNQHYSLSGPKITPPNIIELGGVHIQKSKPLPADLQRILDNAEEGVVLISWGSMIRANSLSAAKRDGIIRAVARLKQKVIWKWENETLPNQPPNMYIMKWLPQRDILCHPNVKVFMSHGGLMGTSEAAYCGVPVVATPMYGDQFVNTAALVERGMGTILNFEDIGENTVMRALKKALDKKFHDAAKVVSHSFHHRPQQALHTAIWWVEHVAHTSGDPLLKPSAVQMSRFVYYSLDVYAVLTLVLGSIIASWVWLLRLCCGSSAAQKSKRD from the exons ATGTGGTCACCGCGGGTTGTCCTCCTTTTCCTGGCCCTTGCACTTAGCCAACCGGACGAGTTGGTGGAGGCCGCTGGTCCGCTGAAGGTGCTGGGTTTGTTTCCCCATCCCGGAGTTAGCCACTTCCACTTCTTCCACCCCATCATGAAAGGTCTGGCCGAGGCGGGACATGACGTGAGCGTGGTTTCCCACTTCCCGGACAAGCATCCGGTTGCCCACTACAAGGATTTCCCCCTCACCGGGATGGACAAGCTCACGAACAGTGTTGATCTCAAG ttttttgagAAGCGCACATTCTACAGTCACTTCCAGGAGTTCTTCCTGCTGCACGAGTGGGGCAAGCAGTCCTGCAACCTAACGCTCCGTTCGGAAGCACTGCAGCAGATCCTCAGACGTCCGGGACGCTTTGATGTTATCATCATGGAGCAATTCAACACCGACTGCATGATGGGGGTGGCCCACCAGCTCCAGGCGCCGGTAATCGCCCTGAGCAGCTGTGTGATGATGCCCTGGCACTACGAGAGAATGGGAGCTCCTTTGATACCCTCCCACATCCCGGCGCTCTTTATGGCCCAGTCCCAGAACATGGACTTTGGCGGACGACTGGCCAATTGGTTTAGCACCCATGCCTTAAATTGGATGTACAA ATTACTATCGGTTCCCGCTGCCGATGCCATGGTTCAGTACAAATTTGGACACGAAGTGCCTTCGGTGGGTGAGCTGGTGAAGAACACATCCATGTTCTTTGTAAACCAGCACTACTCGCTGTCAGGACCCAAAATAACGCCGCCCAATATCATCGAACTGGGTGGCGTACATATACAGAAATCGAAACCCCTGCCCGCTGATCTGCAGCGCATCTTGGACAATGCCGAGGAAGGAGTGGTCCTGATCAGTTGGGGGTCAATGATCCGGGCGAATTCCCTGTCGGCGGCGAAAAGAGATGGCATCATTCGGGCGGTGGCTCGATTGAAGCAGAAAGTTATCTGGAAATGGGAGAACGAAACCCTGCCTAATCAGCCACCCAACATGTACATTATGAAGTGGTTGCCACAACGCGATATCCTCTGTCATCCCAACGTCAAGGTGTTCATGTCCCACGGAGGACTCATGGGCACCTCGGAGGCAGCTTACTGCGGAGTCCCAGTTGTGGCTACGCCCATGTATGGCGATCAATTCGTCAATACAGCCGCTTTGGTCGAGCGAGGCATGGGCACTATCCTGAACTTCGAGGACATAGGCGAAAACACGGTGATGAGGGCACTGAAGAAGGCATTGGACAAGAA GTTCCATGATGCTGCCAAGGTCGTCTCCCACTCTTTTCACCACCGCCCTCAGCAGGCCCTGCATACAGCCATTTGGTGGGTGGAGCATGTGGCTCACACTAGCGGAGATCCTCTGCTGAAGCCCAGTGCCGTCCAGATGTCCCGATTCGTGTACTACTCCCTGGACGTCTATGCGGTGTTGACCCTGGTTCTGGGCAGCATCATTGCCAGTTGGGTGTGGCTCCTTCGACTCTGCTGCGGATCCAGTGCCGCCCAGAAGTCTAAGAGGGACTAG
- the LOC120445775 gene encoding UDP-glycosyltransferase UGT5 isoform X1 — protein sequence MCIWRAFCLLALLSLAVSSDSLRILGLFPHPAISHFKFFHPIMRGLAEAGHSVDVISPFEDKDPPKGYKDYLLPPSTLTDTINLEDFERPFRFLFQYIEFFILYNMGKEDCNTTLHSRALTEILKNPPGYYDVILLEQFNSDCAMSVAHVLQAPVIAMSSCALMPWHYERFGAPLIPSYISALFQGQSQEMSFAGRLGNWITVHSLNVLYKLFTVPAGNALIRQRFGPRVPSTENLVRNTSLMLINQHFSLSGPKPLPPNVIEVGGVHITPPKTLPSDLQKILDNASKGVILISWGSQLKASSLPAARRDGIVRAIGRLEQEVIWKYENDTLPNKPPNLHIRKWLPQRDILAHPNLKVFMSHGGLMGTTEAVSSAVPIVGVPIYGDQSLNIAALVQRGMALQLELRKLDENTVYEALTKALDPSFKARAKEVASAYNNRIQGPLETAIWWVEHVAETKGAPLTQPSAVHLSRFVYYSLDVYLVVALTLLLPVIMLLGLVRMCKRREPKGDHKLKRK from the exons ATGTGTATTTGGAGGGCTTTCTGCCTGCTGGCGCTACTTTCTCTGGCCGTTTCCAGCGACTCCCTGCGAATTCTGGGTTTGTTTCCGCACCCGGCCATCAGTCACTTTAAGTTCTTTCACCCAATTATGCGCGGATTGGCCGAGGCCGGTCACAGTGTGGATGTCATCAGTCCCTTTGAGGACAAGGACCCTCCAAAGGGATACAAGGACTACCTGCTACCGCCCTCCACCTTGACAGACACTATCAACTTAGAG GACTTTGAACGGCCTTTTCGCTTCCTATTTCAATATATCGAGTTCTTTATCCTGTACAACATGGGAAAAGAGGACTGCAATACCACACTGCACAGCAGAGCCCTAACAGAGATCCTGAAGAATCCTCCTGGCTACTACGATGTCATTTTACTGGAGCAATTCAATTCTGACTGTGCGATGAGTGTGGCCCATGTGCTCCAAGCTCCGGTCATAGCAATGAGCAGCTGTGCCCTGATGCCATGGCACTACGAACGATTTGGAGCCCCTCTGATCCCGTCATATATATCAGCATTGTTCCAGGGACAATCCCAGGAAATGTCCTTTGCGGGACGATTGGGCAACTGGATTACTGTCCACTCCCTCAATGTGCTGTACAA ACTATTTACAGTTCCCGCCGGAAATGCCTTGATTAGACAAAGATTCGGTCCTAGAGTGCCGTCCACGGAGAACTTGGTGAGGAATACTTCTTTGATGCTGATCAACCAGCACTTTTCGCTCAGTGGACCAAAGCCACTTCCCCCGAACGTCATCGAAGTAGGTGGTGTGCACATCACTCCACCCAAAACACTGCCTTCCGATCTTCAGAAAATACTGGATAACGCATCCAAAGGAGTCATTCTAATTAGCTGGGGCTCTCAGCTGAAAGCGAGTTCTCTTCCCGCTGCCCGGCGAGATGGAATCGTTAGAGCGATTGGAAGATTGGAGCAGGAGGTCATCTGGAAGTATGAAAATGACACGCTGCCCAATAAACCACCTAATCTCCATATCAGGAAGTGGCTGCCTCAGAGAGACATCCTAGCTCATCCAAATCTAAAGGTATTTATGTCCCACGGTGGCCTGATGGGCACCACGGAGGCGGTGTCCAGCGCTGTACCCATTGTGGGTGTCCCAATTTACGGCGACCAATCGCTCAATATTGCCGCATTGGTGCAGCGGGGAATGGCCCTGCAACTAGAACTTAGGAAACTGGATGAGAATACTGTCTACGAAGCGTTGACGAAGGCACTGGACCCGTCTTTCAAAGCGAGAGCGAAGGAGGTGGCCTCTGCGTACAACAACCGCATCCAGGGTCCCTTGGAGACGGCCATTTGGTGGGTGGAACATGTGGCGGAGACGAAGGGAGCTCCTCTGACCCAACCAAGCGCCGTGCATCTCTCCCGCTTTGTTTATTACTCCTTGGACGTATACTTGGTGGTGGCCCTAACCCTGCTACTACCTGTGATCATGCTCTTGGGATTAGTTCGAATGTGCAAGAGAAGAGAGCCCAAGGGTGACCACAAGCTGAAGCGCAAATAA
- the LOC120445304 gene encoding uncharacterized protein LOC120445304, with protein sequence MVHQTRTPSKAIPAKHLSPMRSVEGLGGKYAVSSSPADSFLRNTRLTVQSSSQQSAAFKYNQMVTHNREQFNSLHFC encoded by the coding sequence ATGGTTCACCAAACTCGCACACCCAGCAAGGCCATCCCCGCCAAGCACCTGAGTCCCATGCGCAGCGTGGAGGGTCTGGGCGGGAAGTACGCCGTGTCCAGCAGTCCGGCAGATAGTTTCCTGCGGAACACGAGGCTCACGGTCCAGAGCAGCTCCCAGCAGTCGGCCGCCTTCAAATACAACCAGATGGTCACCCACAATCGGGAGCAGTTCAATAGCCTGCACTTCTGCTAG
- the LOC120445776 gene encoding sterol carrier protein 2, giving the protein MQKVRSVIPQRTNSRKMTKTRVYVIGVGMTKFEKPGRRADVCYPDFAKEAITKALQDAGIKFEEVQQAVAGYVYGDSTCGQRAIYEVGMTGIPVYNVNNNCSTGSSALYLAKQIVESGNSDCVLALGFEKMERGSLSSKYFDRANPMERHITEMGELTEIGAGPMAAQIFGNAGKEHMKKYGTKPEHFGKIAWKNHKHSVNNPYSQFRDEYTLEQIMKSPQVVEGVLTKLQCCPTSDGSGAAILASEAFVRRHGLEKQAVEIVGMEMASDPASTFADKSLMKIAGTDMTRLATQRLFAKSGYKPQDVQVVELHDCFSANELVTYEALGLCGEGKAGEFIDAGDNTYGGKFVVNPSGGLISKGHPLGATGLAQCAELCWQLRGLAEKRQVSNAQLALQHNLGLGGAVVVTLYRLGFPGANKAKL; this is encoded by the exons ATGCAGAAAGTTAGATCCGTGATCCCGCAGAGAACAAACAGCCGAAAAATGACCAAGACCAGAGTTTACGTTATCGGAGTGGGCATGACCAAG TTTGAGAAGCCCGGTCGCCGAGCAGATGTTTGTTACCCGGACTTCGCCAAAGAAGCCATTACAAAAGCTCTCCAGGATGCAGGCATCAAGTTCGAGGAAGTGCAGCAGGCGGTGGCCGGCTACGTTTACGGAGACTCCACCTGCGGACAGCGCGCCATCTACGAGGTGGGAATGACCGGTATTCCTGTCTATAACGTCAACAACAACTGCTCCACGGGATCGAGTGCCCTCTATTTGGCCAAGCAGATCGTGGAGAGCGGAAACTCTGACTGCGTCTTAGCTCTAGGATTCGAAAAGATGGAACGTGGTTCCCTGTCCTCAAAG TACTTTGATCGCGCCAATCCTATGGAGCGCCACATCACCGAGATGGGTGAACTGACCGAGATCGGCGCTGGTCCCATGGCTGCCCAGATCTTCGGCAATGCCGGCAAGGAACACATGAAGAAGTATGGCACTAAACCCGAGCATTTCGGCAAGATCGCTTGGAAGAACCACAAGCACTCCGTCAATAATCC CTACTCGCAGTTCCGCGATGAATACACTCTGGAGCAGATTATGAAGTCGCCCCAGGTTGTGGAGGGAGTGCTCACAAAGCTGCAGTGCTGTCCCACTTCCGATGGATCTGGAGCTGCCATTCTCGCCTCCGAGGCTTTCGTGCGTCGTCACGGATTGGAAAAGCAGGCTGTGGAGATTGTGGGCATGGAGATGGCCAGCGACCCGGCGTCCACCTTTGCCGACAAGAGCTTGATGAAGATTGCTGGAACTGACATGACTCGTTTGGCCACCCAGCGTCTGTTCGCCAAGAGTGGGTACAAGCCCCAGGATGTCCAGGTGGTGGAACTGCACGATTGCTTCTCGGCGAACGAGTTGGTCACGTATGAAGCACTTGGTTTGTGTGGAGAGGGCAAGGCCGGCGAATTCATCGACGCTGGAGACAACACCTACGGAGGCAAGTTCGTGGTCAACCCAAGTGGTGGTCTGATCTCGAAGGGCCATCCTCTGGGCGCCACGGGTCTGGCTCAATGTGCTGAGCTCTGCTGGCAGCTCCGTGGATTGGCGGAGAAGCGCCAGGTGTCCAATGCCCAGTTGGCTCTGCAGCACAATCTGGGACTGGGAGGAGCTGTGGTGGTGACTCTGTATCGTCTGGGTTTCCCGGGTGCCAATAAGGCCAAATTGTAA
- the LOC120446392 gene encoding uncharacterized protein LOC120446392 — MPKISHTDSKQKLLKQARLGKHLSSKKGSRTGNSANNKELKVLTLLQTVP, encoded by the exons ATGCCAAAAATTAGCCACACGGATTccaaacaaaaattgttgaaGCAAGCAAG ATTGGGCAAACACCTGTCATCGAAAAAAGGATCTCGTACTGGAAACTCGGCCAACAACAAGGAACTTAAAGTACTCACCCTGTTGCAAACTGTACCGTGA